In a single window of the Chitinophagales bacterium genome:
- a CDS encoding glycosyltransferase family 2 protein, with amino-acid sequence MSTDFSVVVPVYNSAETLRELYVRIAALFQQMHKSFEVVFVDDKSLDNSWEVICELKQEFKYKVRAIHLAKNAGQQNATLCGIQNCSGNLIVTIDDDLQVPPEEIPKLVECMEKTDADFVYGIFDAKRHSLIRNIGSRFFNAFFKLIASTSGKGSSFRLLKRSLTEKIKDVGHDYFLLDEVLSWYTLDIEQQLVDHHQRGTGSSGYNTIRLIKMSMNYTFNYSAFPLRMMTYFGFFVSLIFFGIGLYFIYQKFYEDVELGFTSIIVSIFLSAGIILFCMGIIGEYISRIYLKEHKRPPYVIKKFLE; translated from the coding sequence ATGAGTACTGATTTTTCAGTTGTTGTTCCCGTCTATAATTCCGCAGAAACCCTGCGCGAATTGTATGTGCGTATTGCTGCTTTATTTCAGCAAATGCACAAAAGCTTTGAGGTAGTATTTGTTGACGATAAAAGCCTGGATAACAGTTGGGAAGTGATATGTGAGTTAAAGCAAGAGTTTAAATATAAAGTGAGGGCAATACACCTGGCCAAAAATGCCGGACAGCAGAATGCCACCTTATGCGGAATTCAAAATTGTTCCGGTAATTTGATAGTAACAATAGATGACGATCTACAGGTACCTCCAGAAGAGATTCCCAAGCTTGTAGAATGTATGGAGAAAACAGATGCTGATTTTGTTTACGGTATTTTTGATGCCAAAAGACACAGCTTAATTCGCAATATAGGCAGTCGTTTTTTTAATGCTTTCTTTAAACTTATTGCATCCACAAGCGGAAAAGGGTCTTCATTTCGCTTATTAAAGCGCAGTCTTACAGAAAAAATAAAAGATGTAGGACACGACTATTTTCTTTTAGATGAAGTTCTGAGCTGGTACACACTTGATATAGAGCAACAATTGGTAGATCACCATCAGCGCGGAACTGGAAGTTCTGGTTACAACACCATACGCCTGATTAAGATGAGTATGAATTATACCTTCAATTATTCTGCTTTTCCACTGCGCATGATGACCTATTTTGGGTTTTTTGTATCCTTGATTTTTTTTGGAATTGGCCTGTATTTTATTTACCAGAAATTTTATGAGGATGTCGAATTGGGTTTTACTTCCATTATTGTTTCTATTTTCTTATCAGCAGGTATTATTTTGTTTTGCATGGGTATCATAGGAGAGTATATCAGTAGAATCTATCTGAAAGAGCACAAAAGACCTCCTTATGTGATTAAAAAGTTTCTGGAATGA
- a CDS encoding GNAT family N-acetyltransferase: MKVKGLGVELIRLRKEHIELLRYWRNHPDIAVFMDYQTFITEEMQMKWYKSLDVAKDFYFIIAYQNKDIGLIHVSDISWNKKSGQAGLFIWDQKYWKTQVPVFASLNLIAFAFGFLGLNKLIAKVMDNNKAAIIYNLRLGFKVFDDSPKDYSLYRLAKDDKDLLQLRSKLERLLTRNPQHFEIGRQEYSILQALPGVADQMAALIKSEALSLKN; encoded by the coding sequence ATGAAGGTGAAAGGACTTGGTGTAGAGTTGATTCGACTGAGGAAGGAACATATAGAATTATTGCGTTACTGGCGCAATCATCCTGATATTGCGGTTTTTATGGATTATCAGACATTCATTACTGAAGAAATGCAGATGAAATGGTATAAAAGCTTGGATGTTGCAAAAGACTTCTATTTCATAATAGCTTATCAGAATAAGGACATTGGCCTGATTCACGTTTCGGATATTTCCTGGAATAAAAAATCCGGACAAGCGGGACTTTTTATCTGGGATCAAAAATACTGGAAAACTCAGGTTCCTGTGTTTGCTTCTCTGAACCTCATTGCTTTTGCTTTCGGTTTTCTTGGACTAAATAAACTCATTGCAAAAGTTATGGACAACAATAAAGCTGCTATAATTTATAATCTCCGTCTTGGTTTTAAGGTATTTGACGATTCACCTAAAGACTATAGCTTATATCGCCTGGCGAAGGATGATAAGGACTTGCTTCAACTCAGAAGTAAATTAGAGCGATTGTTGACCAGAAATCCACAGCATTTTGAAATCGGCAGGCAGGAGTATAGTATCTTACAGGCATTGCCAGGTGTTGCTGATCAAATGGCTGCACTCATTAAATCTGAAGCACTTAGTTTGAAGAACTGA
- a CDS encoding GH1 family beta-glucosidase, protein MDRREMLKNSILGSSGMLMAPDNLAKLVVGEEFRAADFGKNFKWGTATAAYQIEGAWDKDGKGPSIWDTFTHEKGNVLNFDNGDVACDFYNNYKQDIDFVRQMNMDVFRFSVSWPRILPKGSGQINQKGIDFYHRVIDTCLEKDIEPWLTCYHWDLPQALEDKGGWTNRDIVDWFSEYIYIISRAYGDKVKNWMVLNEPMAFIAVGYFLGMHAPGKWGFKNFTQATHHAALCQAEGGRIIRNEVPNSNVGSTFSCSYIEPKKQKPKHIKAAHTMDALLNRLFLDPVLGLGYPTDGWKALERIHKWMRPEDENKLAFDFDFIGLQNYTRMIARKALWPPIIWANRVKPEKLGTELTDMKWEIYPEGIYKMLRRFQEYKGIKEIIVTENGAAFPDVVENNAVHDHKRVQFYKDYLRNVLRAKHEGVNVKGYFAWSLLDNFEWAEGYHARFGLVHVDFETQKRIIKDSGLWFKEFLK, encoded by the coding sequence ATGGACAGAAGGGAAATGCTCAAAAATTCAATACTTGGAAGCTCAGGGATGCTAATGGCTCCAGACAATCTGGCAAAGCTGGTAGTTGGTGAAGAATTTCGAGCTGCCGATTTCGGGAAAAATTTTAAATGGGGAACTGCTACTGCCGCTTATCAAATAGAAGGCGCCTGGGATAAAGACGGTAAAGGCCCCTCTATTTGGGATACTTTTACTCACGAAAAAGGCAATGTACTGAATTTTGACAACGGTGATGTAGCTTGTGATTTTTATAATAACTACAAGCAGGATATCGACTTTGTAAGGCAAATGAATATGGACGTTTTTCGTTTTTCAGTTTCCTGGCCACGCATTCTGCCAAAAGGAAGTGGGCAAATCAATCAAAAAGGTATTGATTTTTATCACCGTGTGATAGACACTTGTTTAGAAAAAGATATTGAACCCTGGCTCACATGCTACCACTGGGATTTGCCACAGGCACTGGAGGACAAAGGGGGGTGGACAAACAGGGATATAGTAGATTGGTTTAGTGAATACATTTATATTATCAGCCGCGCTTATGGCGATAAAGTAAAAAACTGGATGGTACTGAACGAACCAATGGCTTTTATAGCTGTGGGATATTTTCTGGGCATGCATGCTCCTGGAAAATGGGGGTTTAAAAATTTCACCCAGGCCACACATCATGCTGCACTTTGCCAGGCTGAAGGTGGACGTATTATCCGAAATGAAGTACCAAATTCCAATGTGGGATCTACTTTTTCCTGCTCTTATATCGAACCCAAAAAACAAAAACCCAAACATATAAAAGCTGCCCACACTATGGATGCATTGCTCAATCGCTTGTTTTTAGACCCGGTTTTGGGACTTGGCTATCCAACAGACGGGTGGAAAGCACTGGAGCGCATTCACAAATGGATGCGCCCTGAAGATGAAAACAAATTGGCTTTTGATTTCGATTTTATCGGTTTGCAAAACTATACCAGAATGATTGCGCGTAAAGCACTGTGGCCACCAATTATTTGGGCCAATCGTGTTAAGCCCGAAAAATTAGGTACAGAGCTAACAGATATGAAATGGGAAATATATCCCGAGGGGATTTATAAAATGCTCAGGCGCTTTCAGGAATACAAAGGCATTAAAGAGATAATAGTCACCGAAAATGGCGCTGCCTTTCCCGATGTAGTTGAGAACAATGCAGTACATGATCACAAACGTGTACAGTTTTATAAAGATTATTTAAGAAATGTGCTGCGCGCAAAACATGAAGGTGTAAATGTAAAAGGCTATTTTGCCTGGAGTCTGCTGGATAATTTTGAATGGGCAGAAGGTTATCACGCACGCTTTGGACTGGTTCATGTAGATTTTGAAACACAAAAGCGCATTATCAAAGATTCCGGTTTGTGGTTTAAAGAATTTTTGAAGTAA
- a CDS encoding NAD(P)/FAD-dependent oxidoreductase, producing MSNNAQNQNTSHYDVIVVGAGLSGIDAAYHLQTNCPERSFTILEGRANMGGTWDLFKYPGIRSDSDMYTLGFPFSPWENPKSIADGPSILKYIKDTAAKFGIDKKIQFNHKVIDASWSDAEKTWTLEIASHETVPYKKLKCNFLLMCSGYYDYKKGYTPDFAGVENFKGQVIHPQKWTSDIDYKNKKIIVIGSGATAITLVPELAKKAAKVTMLQRSPSYILTLPSVDKIAIFIRKILPEKLAYHIIRWKNILISLGLYKAARKWPNTIRKFIEKGVRRQLGSDFNIKHFDPPYNPWDQRLCLVPDADFFRAIKKGTANIVTDHIDKFTTDGVLLKSGEELRADMIVTATGLKVQLLGGMSIHVNGTPINSADTHAYRGVMFSDVPNFAFTVGYTNASWTLKCDLSCQFVTKLLNYMKQNNYSVCTPRFDSKAFKTEPLLDFNAGYVLRAADILPKQGSKHPWKVYQNYVLDLLSLKMGTVNDNYLEYK from the coding sequence ATGTCAAATAACGCACAGAACCAAAACACATCCCACTATGATGTAATTGTAGTAGGAGCAGGACTATCAGGCATTGATGCCGCATATCATTTACAAACCAATTGTCCGGAGAGAAGTTTCACTATATTAGAAGGCAGGGCAAATATGGGGGGCACCTGGGATTTGTTTAAATACCCCGGTATCCGTTCCGATTCTGATATGTACACGCTTGGATTTCCATTCAGTCCCTGGGAAAACCCAAAATCTATAGCAGATGGCCCATCTATACTTAAATATATTAAAGACACTGCTGCAAAATTTGGTATCGATAAAAAAATTCAATTCAACCACAAAGTAATAGATGCTTCCTGGAGTGATGCGGAAAAAACATGGACACTGGAAATTGCCAGCCATGAAACTGTTCCGTACAAAAAACTGAAGTGTAATTTTTTACTGATGTGCAGCGGATATTACGATTACAAAAAAGGTTATACGCCTGATTTTGCAGGAGTAGAAAATTTTAAAGGACAAGTCATCCATCCGCAAAAATGGACATCGGACATTGACTATAAAAACAAAAAAATAATTGTAATTGGCAGTGGCGCAACTGCAATAACCCTGGTGCCTGAATTGGCGAAAAAAGCAGCAAAAGTTACCATGCTGCAACGCTCACCATCTTATATTTTAACCCTGCCCAGTGTAGATAAAATCGCCATATTCATTAGAAAAATTTTACCTGAAAAGTTGGCTTATCACATTATTCGCTGGAAAAATATTTTAATCAGTTTGGGCTTATACAAAGCAGCGCGCAAATGGCCCAATACCATTAGAAAGTTCATTGAAAAAGGAGTGCGTAGACAGCTTGGAAGTGATTTTAACATAAAGCATTTTGATCCACCATACAATCCATGGGATCAGCGGCTTTGCCTGGTCCCCGATGCTGATTTTTTCAGGGCAATTAAAAAAGGAACAGCTAATATTGTAACCGATCATATTGATAAATTTACGACAGATGGAGTATTATTGAAATCAGGTGAAGAGCTCCGGGCAGATATGATAGTTACAGCCACCGGATTGAAAGTACAGTTGTTGGGGGGAATGAGTATTCATGTCAATGGGACACCAATAAATTCTGCAGACACCCACGCATACAGAGGTGTGATGTTCAGTGATGTACCTAATTTTGCTTTTACCGTAGGTTATACCAATGCCTCATGGACCTTGAAATGTGATTTGAGTTGTCAGTTTGTAACTAAATTGCTCAATTACATGAAGCAAAACAACTATAGTGTTTGCACACCGCGTTTTGACAGTAAAGCATTTAAAACAGAACCCCTTCTCGATTTCAATGCCGGTTATGTTTTACGTGCAGCAGATATTTTGCCCAAACAAGGCTCAAAGCACCCATGGAAAGTTTACCAAAATTATGTGCTCGATTTGCTTTCCCTGAAAATGGGTACAGTGAACGACAATTATTTAGAGTATAAATAG
- a CDS encoding lipocalin family protein, with amino-acid sequence MIQLMKSVFGIFILSAFLFSCEKDDADNNGTESDLSSSEQQLLGTWRHVETEGGISPGPVDYGVFEWTFNADRSGEYYQNPDNAEESTNDFFWKVEGDDIIFTDSPGGEGDRQYRIDESGENRMEWFNYTLEDTYIVEKQ; translated from the coding sequence ATGATACAATTAATGAAAAGTGTATTTGGAATTTTTATTTTATCGGCCTTTCTTTTTTCTTGCGAAAAAGATGATGCAGACAACAATGGCACAGAAAGCGACCTTAGCTCAAGTGAGCAGCAATTATTGGGCACATGGAGACATGTTGAAACCGAAGGGGGCATCAGTCCCGGGCCAGTAGATTATGGTGTATTTGAATGGACTTTTAATGCAGATAGGAGCGGGGAGTACTATCAGAATCCCGACAATGCAGAAGAATCCACCAATGATTTCTTTTGGAAAGTAGAAGGTGACGATATCATTTTCACTGATTCCCCGGGAGGAGAAGGCGATCGGCAATACCGTATTGATGAATCTGGTGAAAACCGAATGGAATGGTTTAATTATACGCTGGAGGATACCTACATTGTAGAGAAGCAATAA